From a single Serratia surfactantfaciens genomic region:
- the ubiB gene encoding ubiquinone biosynthesis regulatory protein kinase UbiB, giving the protein MTPGELRRLYFIVRVFLSYGLDELIPKMRLTLPLRFGRRLLFWMPNRHKDKPLGERLRLALQELGPVWIKFGQMMSTRRDLFPPQIADQLTLLQDRVAPFDGALARKHIELAMGGPLETWFDDFEQQPLASASIAQVHTARLKTTGQEVVLKVIRPDIGPVIKADVRLMYRLAGWVPKLLPDGRRLRPREVVREYEKTLLDELNLLREAANAIQLRRNFDGSPMLYVPEVYSDYCRESVLVMERIYGIPVSDIATLEQQGTNMKLLAERGVQVFFTQVFRDSFFHADMHPGNIFVSYEHPEDPCYIGIDCGIVGSLNKDDKRYLAENFIAFFNRDYRKVAELHVDSGWVPRDTNVEDFEFAIRTVCEPIFEKPLAEISFGNVLLNLFNTARRFNMEVQPQLVLLQKTLLYVEGLGRQLYPQLDLWTTAKPFLESWLRDQVGIPAVVRALKEKAPFWAEKLPELPELFYDSLQQHKLLQQSVDKLTNQMQAQRVRQGQSRYLFGVGATLLVSGTLLLLGQIEVFPAWMMAAGVVCWVIGWKRTT; this is encoded by the coding sequence ATGACCCCAGGCGAACTGCGTCGTTTGTATTTTATCGTCCGCGTTTTTCTCAGCTATGGGCTGGATGAGCTGATCCCTAAAATGCGTTTGACGCTGCCGCTGCGCTTCGGCCGCCGGCTGCTGTTCTGGATGCCGAATCGGCACAAGGACAAACCGCTGGGTGAACGCCTGCGGCTGGCGCTGCAGGAGTTGGGGCCGGTCTGGATCAAGTTTGGCCAGATGATGTCGACCCGCCGCGATCTGTTTCCACCGCAGATTGCCGATCAGCTGACGCTGCTGCAGGATCGGGTGGCGCCTTTCGACGGTGCGTTGGCGCGCAAGCATATCGAGTTGGCGATGGGCGGCCCGCTGGAAACCTGGTTCGACGACTTCGAGCAGCAGCCGCTGGCTTCCGCTTCGATAGCGCAGGTGCACACCGCGCGGCTGAAAACCACCGGTCAGGAAGTGGTGCTGAAGGTGATCCGGCCGGATATCGGGCCGGTTATCAAGGCCGACGTGCGGCTGATGTACCGGTTGGCCGGCTGGGTGCCGAAGCTGCTGCCGGACGGCCGCCGCCTGCGTCCGCGCGAAGTGGTGCGCGAGTACGAGAAAACGCTGCTGGACGAATTGAACCTGCTGCGCGAAGCGGCCAACGCCATTCAGCTGCGCCGCAATTTCGACGGCAGCCCGATGCTGTATGTGCCGGAGGTCTATTCCGACTACTGCCGTGAAAGCGTATTGGTGATGGAACGCATCTATGGCATTCCGGTTTCGGACATCGCCACGCTGGAGCAACAGGGCACCAACATGAAACTGTTGGCGGAACGCGGCGTCCAGGTGTTCTTTACCCAGGTATTCCGCGACAGCTTCTTCCATGCGGACATGCATCCCGGTAATATTTTCGTCAGCTATGAACATCCGGAGGATCCCTGCTACATCGGCATCGACTGCGGCATCGTCGGTTCGCTGAACAAGGATGACAAACGTTACCTGGCAGAAAACTTCATCGCCTTCTTCAACCGCGATTACCGTAAGGTGGCGGAACTGCACGTCGATTCCGGGTGGGTGCCGCGCGACACCAATGTGGAAGACTTCGAATTCGCCATCCGCACGGTGTGCGAACCGATTTTCGAGAAGCCGCTGGCGGAGATTTCCTTCGGCAACGTGCTGCTGAACCTGTTCAACACCGCGCGCCGCTTCAATATGGAAGTGCAGCCGCAGCTGGTGTTATTGCAGAAGACCTTGCTGTATGTTGAAGGTCTGGGGCGCCAGCTCTATCCGCAGCTGGATCTGTGGACCACCGCCAAGCCGTTCCTCGAGAGCTGGCTGCGCGATCAGGTCGGCATTCCCGCGGTGGTGCGCGCGCTGAAAGAGAAAGCGCCGTTCTGGGCGGAGAAGCTGCCTGAACTGCCCGAGCTGTTTTACGACAGCCTGCAGCAACATAAACTGTTGCAACAAAGCGTTGATAAGCTGACTAATCAGATGCAGGCTCAGCGGGTTCGTCAGGGGCAGTCACGTTATTTGTTCGGCGTTGGCGCTACACTGTTGGTAAGCGGCACGCTGTTGCTGCTGGGGCAAATCGAGGTGTTTCCCGCCTGGATGATGGCCGCCGGCGTCGTATGCTGGGTGATTGGCTGGAAGCGAACCACCTGA